The Plasmodium knowlesi strain H genome assembly, chromosome: 14 genome has a segment encoding these proteins:
- a CDS encoding DNA/RNA-binding protein Alba 1, putative yields MKKDREPIDEDEMRITSTGRMTNYVNYGAKILGEEDKKSLKIKATGNAIGKAVTLAEIIKRRFKGLHQITKCGSTVITDQYVSGQDNGEQVVQEKTVSFIDILLSRDQLDVEDAGYQPPLDEKYVKEMSPEEIVNTRPYRGRGFRPRFFRGFRGGRGGFMRRGGYRPFGDRMYEGRNSFRGGRGYGGSFGRGGYRSGGGMGMSGRGGFRGGFRGGRGGFRGGRGGFRGSRALS; encoded by the coding sequence atgaagaaagataGAGAACCAATAGACGAAGATGAAATGAGAATCACATCCACCGGAAGGATGACCAATTATGTAAACTATGGTGCCAAAATTTTAGGGGAAGAAGATAAGAAAAGCTTGAAAATAAAGGCCACAGGAAATGCCATCGGAAAAGCTGTAACCTTAGCAGAAATAATCAAAAGGAGATTTAAAGGATTACATCAGATAACCAAGTGCGGTAGTACAGTCATAACGGACCAGTACGTTAGTGGACAGGACAACGGTGAACAGGTTGTTCAGGAAAAAACCGTTTCTTTTATCGACATTTTACTATCGAGAGACCAATTAGATGTGGAAGATGCAGGTTACCAGCCACCATTGGATGAGAAATATGTGAAGGAAATGTCACCTGAAGAAATTGTGAACACGAGGCCATATAGAGGAAGAGGATTCAGGCCCAGGTTCTTTCGTGGATTCAGAGGTGGCAGAGGTGGTTTCATGAGGCGAGGTGGATATAGACCATTTGGAGATAGAATGTATGAAGGTAGAAACAGCTTTAGGGGAGGTAGAGGATATGGTGGCAGTTTTGGTAGAGGTGGTTACAGATCAGGTGGCGGAATGGGCATGTCCGGAAGAGGCGGATTCAGAGGAGGATTCCGTGGAGGCAGAGGTGGTTTCCGAGGTGGCAGAGGTGGCTTCAGGGGAAGCAGGGCTTTATCATAA
- a CDS encoding 60S ribosomal protein L13-2, putative, with amino-acid sequence MVSHNNVLPNVHLHKWWQRYVRVNFSKNIKKKKRRLLREKRRKANGGTPIEKLHPIVHCPTQRYNFRCRLGKGFTLEELKGAKLNPLAAQSIGICVDKRRKNRCEETLKKNIERLEKYKKCLVMIPLKSTKTKKGIGGIPEDTSKDVVKELRKKKQLRSIFKKERNTKPFYESMDVSKIDKSYLAYKTLRRAKLTERRKNKQQQKKDLKRKSKDN; translated from the exons ATGGTGTCACACAACAACGTATTGCCAAATGTTCACCTGCACAAATGGTGGCAAAGATATGTAAGAGTAAATTTCAgtaaaaacataaaaaagaagaaaagaagattgttaagggaaaagagaagaaaggcAAATGGAGGAACCCCCATTGAAAAATTGCACCCCATAGTGCACTGCCCAACTCAAAGGTACAATTTCAGATGCAGACTTGGAAAAGGTTTCACCCTTGAGGAGTTGAAG GGAGCCAAGTTAAATCCCCTTGCAGCCCAAAGCATAGGAATCTGTGTcgacaaaagaagaaaaaatagatgcGAAGAAAcgttaaagaaaaacatcGAGAGGTtggagaaatataaaaaatgcctAGTTATGATCCCCCTGAAGAGTACCAAAACTAAAAAAGGCATTGGAGGAATACCAGAGGACACCAGCAAAGATGTCGTTAAAGAattaagaaagaagaaacaattACGTAGTATATtcaagaaagaaagaaacaccAAACCATTCTATGAATCCATGGACGTATCCAAGATAGACAAATCTTACTTGGCATATAAAACATTACGTAGAGCTAAACTAAccgaaagaagaaagaacaaacaacaacagaaaaaagatttAAAGAGAAAGTCTAAGGACAATTGA
- a CDS encoding 40S ribosomal protein S16, putative, whose product MTTKVKRVQTFGKKKTSVAVATVTNGKGLIKLNGKNLDLVEPHILRTKVYEPLWLIGSAKLKNLDIRIRVKGGGQTAQIYAIRQAIGKGVISYYQKYVDESTKKELKDALLRYDRTLLVGDTRRCEPKKFGGKGARARYQKSYR is encoded by the exons ATGACGACTAAAGTAAAGAGAGTTCAAACCTTTGGAAAGAAG AAAACATCTGTTGCCGTGGCAACCGTAACCAATGGAAAAGGTCTAATAAAATTGAACGGAAAAAATCTTGACCTAGTGGAGCCACACATATTGAGAACTAAAGTATATGAACCCTTATGGTTAATTGGATcagcaaaattaaaaaacctAGACATTCGTATCCGAGTAAAAGGAGGTGGACAGACTGCCCAAATTTACGCCATCAGACAAGCCATTGGAAAAGGAGTGATTTCATATTATCAGAAATATGTTGACGAATCTACGAAGAAAGAATTAAAGGATGCTTTATTAAGGTACGACAGAACGCTGCTTGTTGGAGACACAAGAAGATGTGAACCCAAGAAATTCGGTGGAAAGGGTGCTCGTGCGAGATACCAAAAATCTTACAGAtaa
- a CDS encoding GDP-mannose 4,6-dehydratase, putative, whose product MKVALIFGITGQDGSYLSELLLEKGYIVHGVIRRCSSFNTKRIDHIFEHLNLHYGDVLDSSNICKLINKIKPKEIYNLAAQSHVKVSFELPVYTAETTALGTLRILEAIKISNVPNVKFYNASTSELYGCCNDHVQNESTPFNPVSPYAIAKLYSHYITICYRKSYQMFCVNGILFNHESPRRGETFVTRKITKGVANICKNKQDVIVLGDLSTYRDWGHAKDYVRAMYLMLQQDEANDFVISSNEKHTVKEFCEISFSFVGIFLKWKGTGLQEIGVDENDRVLIRKDSKYYRECDVFHLHGDSSKAREVLQWAPTYSFFELIYEMLRYDFEQCSLPIDNFDTCVRRYELYRNAPKA is encoded by the coding sequence ATGAAAGTCGCTCTTATTTTCGGCATCACCGGTCAAGATGGGTCGTACCTGAGTGAGCTGTTATTGGAGAAGGGGTACATCGTACATGGGGTCATTCGCAGGTGTAGCTCATTTAACACCAAAAGAATAGATCACATTTTTGAGCACCTCAATTTGCATTATGGAGATGTCCTAGACAGCAGTAATATTTGCAAActgataaataaaataaagccAAAAGAAATTTACAATTTAGCTGCACAGAGCCATGTAAAGGTCAGTTTCGAATTGCCCGTCTACACAGCCGAAACGACCGCACTAGGAACATTACGCATATTGGAAGCAATAAAAATTTCTAACGTACCTAATGTAAAGTTTTATAATGCTTCTACATCTGAGTTGTATGGATGCTGCAATGATCATGTGCAAAATGAATCCACTCCTTTTAATCCTGTGTCGCCTTACGCAATTGCAAAATTGTATTCTCATTACATAACGATATGTTACAGGAAGTCCTACCAAATGTTCTGTGTGAATGGCATTCTATTTAATCATGAGAGCCCAAGGAGAGGAGAAACGTTTGTTACCCGGAAAATTACCAAAGGGGTAGcaaatatttgcaaaaataaacaagATGTTATAGTATTGGGGGATCTATCTACCTACCGAGATTGGGGGCATGCAAAGGATTATGTCCGTGCTATGTATTTAATGCTACAACAGGATGAGGCTAACGACTTCGTTATAAGctcaaatgaaaaacataCGGTGAAGgaattttgtgaaatttctttttccttcgttgGCATTTTcctaaaatggaaaggaacaGGACTTCAAGAGATAGGGGTCGATGAAAACGATCGTGTTCTTATTAGAAAAGACTCCAAATATTATCGAGAGTGTGATGTCTTCCATTTACATGGCGATTCTTCTAAGGCTCGTGAAGTTCTCCAGTGGGCTCCGACGTACTCCTTCTTCGAACTCATTTATGAGATGCTCAGATATGATTTTGAGCAGTGCAGTTTGCCCATTGATAATTTTGATACGTGTGTTCGCAGGTATGAGCTTTACCGGAATGCGCCTAAGGCGTAG